The genomic window gagatgtgcagtgaaatgaaagtggcaatgctcgcggacttttgtgcaaaagacaaacaaccaaacaaactataaacagaatcataacacacatattattttacataataaataatggaaggaaaaacgttcagtagagttagtccctggtgagataggagtttacagtccgaattgcctctgggaagaaactccttctcaacctctccgttctcaccgcatggcaacggaggcgtttacctgaccgtagcagctggaacagcccattgcaggggtggaaggggtctcccatgatatgatatttcagtctgaagaagggtttctgcccgaaacgtcgcctatttccttcgctccctagatgctgctgcacccgctgagtttctccagcaattttgtgtactctcatgatattgttggctctggagttgcacctcctgttgtatagtttctgcaggggggcgagtgaagttcccatagtgcgttcggccgaacgcactactctctgcagagccttagaaacatagaaacatagaaattaggtgcaggagtaggccattcggcccttcgagcctgcaccgccattcaatatgatcatggctgatcatccaactcagtatcccgtacctgccttctctccataccccctgatccccttagccacaagggccacatctaactccctcttaaatatagccaatgaactggcctcaactaccctctgtggcagagagttccagagattcaccactctctgcgtgaaaaaagttcttctcatctcgccttcttgtccttggcagagcaattcccaaaccagatggtaatgttcccggacaagatgctttccacagccgctgcgtagaagcactggaggaacaggcccttccccaacaccggccaacatgtcccatcagcactagtcccacctgccagcgcttggtccatatccctccaaacctgtcctacccatgtacctgtcgaactgtttcttaatctttgggatggtcccagcctcaactatctcctctggcagctcgttccatacacccaccaccctttgtgtgaaaagatgttcatggaattaggccgttcggcccatcaagtctactccaccattcaatcatggctgatcgatctctccctccgaaccccattctcctgccttctccccatagcccctgacacccgcgctaatcaagaatctatctatctctgccttaaaaatatccactgacttggcctccacatccctctgtggcaaagaattccacagattcaccacctaaatgaattcctcctcatcttcctttattctgaggctgtgccctctggtcctagactctcccactagtggaagcatcctctccacatccactctatccaagcctttcactattcggtaagctgtgtagaaagaaattgcagatgcttgtgTATTTCTAAAATAGACCGAGattcatgagagggatagatcagatagatgcacaagatctcttgcccagagtaagtgtatcgaggaccagaggacacaggtttaaggtgaaggggaaaagatttaataggaatctgaggggtaactttttcacacaaagggtggtgggtgtatggaacgagctgccagaggagacagttgaggctgggactatcccaacgtttcagaaacagttggacaggtacatggataggacagattttgattgtccgtggattgtcaccttgccgtggtggagaagcttgtgtggtcctgagatcctgagagcgataccgtctggagctatctacgctcctggtagggccacccatggcggtaaggtcgagggggaggtctctgacaaagtgcaatccaaccaagacctcaacggtggaacaggcggaggacgatggctgaccttagtggagctaacgtcacaacggctgggaaggcggatgaaggctgcggcagaaaagggtctccggtcgtcttggactccacgccactggatcctgacccagatatgtcaaggaccgtggggtgtctgtcagtgcaccagtctccccacgttaaacaaaatcatcagtctgaagaagggtctcgacccgaaacgtcacccattccttctctccagagatgctgctgcacccgctgagtttctccagcatttttgtgtacccttaagaattttgtaagtttctataagatcctcccccctcaatcttctaaattccagcgagtattcgatcccgactaacgggcgctgtctgtgccgagtctgtacgttctccccatcacctgcgcgggttttctaagtgggacaggggcaatgtgctttctttgtgtctatcgtcagcaggaacttacaaaattcttaaggggttggacaggctagatgcaggaagattgttcccgatgttggggaagtccaggacaaggggtcacagcttaaggataagggggaaatcctttaaaaccgagatgagaagaacttttttcacacagagagtggtgaatctctggaactctctgccacagagggtagttgaggccagttcattgctatatttaagagggagttagatgtggcccttgtggctaaggggatcagggagtatggagagaaggcaggtacaggatactgagttggatgatcagccatgatcatattgaatggcggtgcagcaggctcgaagggccgaatagaaacatagaaattaggtgcaggagtaggccattcggcccttcgagcctgcaccgccatttaatatgatcatggctgatcatccaactcagtatcccgtacctgccttttctccataccctctgatccccttggccacaagggaaacatctaactccctcttaaatatagcctactcctgcacctaatttctatgtttctatgtttctatgactagttGTTCCTCCACATTATTTACAGCAGTTCCAGTGCCCGTTTTTCCTGCTCTCTCCACAGGAATGTGTGTGCTGGCGGCTCTCAGCTCGGCCGAAGGAGGAGCGAAGGCTCTTTATGGTCCAGCCCTTCTCGTCTATAAACACAGAGACTGATTCACTCAGCACTGGGGGGCTGGCTCGCTAGCCTGCAGTGGCGAGGCAGGgtcgagagagagacagagagtgagagggagaagtATAGGTGGAGGTTGGCTCCCTTTCCCCATCCAGCTCGGAGATTTATTGTAAGATTGCCCCATCCAAAGTTGCCCATGGATCTCCTCAACGCCAGCTACCTGAGACCCAGCGGTGGCTACGACTGCACCTTCAACTTCTGGAACGACTACCTGGGACTGTCCGCCCTGGTCGCCAAGAATCGCCGCAGCAAAGGTCCCGTCTCTCCCAACTCCATCACCGAATGCCTGAAGGCCACTCTGGGCTTGAGCGACCCGTGCTATCCCGCGGACCGCGGCTGCTGCCCCGCCAGCCCGAGGTTTAGAAGGTCGGAGGACTTTGAGGACAACCTGCCGCTCTTCCACCCCTTCCAGTCCCCGGCCCCCAGCCGCGGGCAGGTGGAAGGCGAGATGTTCCTCGACCCCTTCGGTTCCTTGGATCTACTGGGCGTGGACAGGAGGGTCTCCAGGAGGCCGGGCAGCCGGGGCAAGCAGGAGGTCAGGATCTGCGTCTTCTGCCGCAATAACGGGGCGCCTGAGGATGTCTACGCCTCCCACGTCCTGAAGACCTCGGACGGCAGGGTCATCTGCCCCATCTTGAGGGCTTACACTTGCCCCCTCTGTAACGCCAACGGCGACAACGCTCACACCATCAAGTACTGCCCCCTCTCCAAAGACCAGCCACCGCAGAGGGTATTGAAGGGGGGCAGAGCCGTCGGTGGTGGCAAGAGGGTCAAGGTCTTCTAGAAGGTCCATGCAACGGGGAGGCAGATGGGGAGATGTGCACCTggctcctgaagaagggtctccacttgaaatgtcatctatccatgttctccacagatgctgcctgacccactgagttactccagcactctgtgaaacgtcacctatccatgttctccacagatgctgcctgacccactgagttactccagcactctgtgaaacgtcacctatccatgttctccacagatgctgcctgacccgctgagttactccagcactctgtgaaacgtcacctatccatgttctccacagatgctgcctgacccgctgagttactccagcactctgtgaaacaccctatccatgttctccacagatgctgcctgacccgctgagtttacccgctgagttactccagctctgtgaaacgtcacctatccatgttctccacagacgctgcctgacccactgagttactccagcactttgtgtcttttcatggtttgcagaagggtctcgacctgaaatatcacctatccatgttctgcagagacattgcctgacccgctgagttactccagcactcatttGTGAATTAACCAGCAGATACAGTTCATTGTTTCAACTTCCCACCAACTTTAATTATCTTTGCGAAGCACAAGTTGAACTTTAAACATTGCTCCAGA from Leucoraja erinacea ecotype New England unplaced genomic scaffold, Leri_hhj_1 Leri_142S, whole genome shotgun sequence includes these protein-coding regions:
- the nanos1 gene encoding nanos homolog 1; protein product: MDLLNASYLRPSGGYDCTFNFWNDYLGLSALVAKNRRSKGPVSPNSITECLKATLGLSDPCYPADRGCCPASPRFRRSEDFEDNLPLFHPFQSPAPSRGQVEGEMFLDPFGSLDLLGVDRRVSRRPGSRGKQEVRICVFCRNNGAPEDVYASHVLKTSDGRVICPILRAYTCPLCNANGDNAHTIKYCPLSKDQPPQRVLKGGRAVGGGKRVKVF